TCATCATTGCAGCAACACCAATACTCAATGAGAAAAATGCTTGTCCCATCGCTAGTAAGAATGTTTTACCATTCAAATAAGACCAGTCTGGTACAAACATAAATTTAATACCTTCAATTGCTCCATCCAAGGTTAGAGAACGAATAGCAAGCACAATAAAGAAGATAAAGAGTAGAGGCATCATCCATTTACTTGCTTTTTCAATACCATTTTTCACACCACCTTGAACAATCCAAATAGTAAGGAACATGAATGCACCTTGCGCTATAACTACTTCCCAAGGACTTTTTGTAAGAGAGGTAAAAAGCTGACCATAATAATCTTGACTATTACTTGTCAGTTTAAATGTAATTGCCCGAACAATATAGCTTAAAATCCAACCTCCGACAACACTATAAAAAGATAAGATAATAGAAGAAAATATAAAACCTGCCCATCCTGTTAAAAACCAGGCAGTACCAGGTGCTTGTTTTTTAAACGAATTAATAGCATCTGTTTGTCCACGGCGTCCAATCATAAATTCAGCTAATAATATAGGCAGTCCAATTATTAAAGTACATAAAATAAATAGCATAATAAATACACTACCACCATTAGTACCTGCCATATATGGAAATTTCCAGATAGCCCCTAATCCAATAGCGCTACCTGCAGCAGCTAATATAAATCCTATTTTTGATGCGAATTGATCCCTATTTGACACTATTTATGTCCTCCTTTAACTTAAGGATTGTTCTATTTTACAACAATATCTGACTTGGTTGTATAGAAATTTTAATACTAATAAGAAAAATCACACGTTTTCAATTAATAAAAAGTATTTAGATTGTAATTTTTCTTTCAGTTTGCATCCTTAATCGATCGTTATTTACTTTAACTACAAGGATTCTTTGCTCGAGTTCAAAGGACTATGCTATAATTTACGTGAAAAAATGTATATAGAAGTCACGGAAAGTAGGAAGGACAAATGGCAAAAAAATATGAAGTAGGAGATGTGCTTACAGGGAAAGTAACGGGAATCCAGCCATATGGCGCATTTGTTGCATTAGATGAAACAACGCAAGGTCTCGTGCATATTTCGGAGATTACGTACGGTTTTGTTAAATGCATCACAGATTTCATTAACATTGGTCAAGAAGTTCAAGTGAAGGTACTTGAGGTTGATGCAGATGCAAAAAAAATAAGTTTATCAATCCGTGCACTGCAAGAACGCCCTCTAATGAAGCGTAAAGAGTTATCACCTCGAAAAACACTTCAAGATCGTGTGGATGAGAGCGATTCTGTTGGTTTTAATTCCCTAAAAGTAAAATTGCGTGATTGGATTGAAGAATCGGGTATTAAGTAAAAAACAAAAGCTATTTCGCAAAAGATTACATGCGAAGTAGCTTTTTGTTTTACCCAAAAAAATTTGATGAAACAAAAGAAAAAGCACCTTTCAAAAATTAAGGTGCTT
This window of the Rummeliibacillus pycnus genome carries:
- a CDS encoding sodium-dependent transporter, which codes for MSNRDQFASKIGFILAAAGSAIGLGAIWKFPYMAGTNGGSVFIMLFILCTLIIGLPILLAEFMIGRRGQTDAINSFKKQAPGTAWFLTGWAGFIFSSIILSFYSVVGGWILSYIVRAITFKLTSNSQDYYGQLFTSLTKSPWEVVIAQGAFMFLTIWIVQGGVKNGIEKASKWMMPLLFIFFIVLAIRSLTLDGAIEGIKFMFVPDWSYLNGKTFLLAMGQAFFSLSIGVAAMMTYASYLPKKENIVNSAVNVAWMNILISLLAGLVIFPAVFALGFTPDQGPGLVFIVLPAVFQHIPFGSIFMIIFFILLLFATITSAIAMLEIVVASAMGNKYEQRKKYSWLCGLGIFIVGIPSALSFGVLSKVHLLGKSIFDFADFITSNIGMLLGAILVSIFAGYKITKADAFNELATNSWLFNTWRILVRYIAPIAIIIVFIQGMYANFFK
- the yugI gene encoding S1 domain-containing post-transcriptional regulator GSP13, with protein sequence MAKKYEVGDVLTGKVTGIQPYGAFVALDETTQGLVHISEITYGFVKCITDFINIGQEVQVKVLEVDADAKKISLSIRALQERPLMKRKELSPRKTLQDRVDESDSVGFNSLKVKLRDWIEESGIK